One Mycoavidus sp. B2-EB genomic region harbors:
- a CDS encoding helix-turn-helix domain-containing protein — protein sequence MLPAPVARSLSELGQNLRVARKRRKETLASFAERMQVSIPTLRKMEQGDPSVSIAIYAMALWLIGRLAFLSEIADPFNDETALLLELRRLDPKAR from the coding sequence ATGCTTCCCGCACCGGTTGCACGCAGCCTGAGTGAATTGGGCCAAAATTTGCGTGTTGCGCGCAAACGTCGTAAAGAGACGCTGGCTTCGTTTGCAGAGAGAATGCAGGTGTCAATCCCGACTTTACGCAAAATGGAGCAAGGCGACCCAAGCGTTTCTATCGCAATTTATGCAATGGCGCTGTGGCTCATTGGGCGGCTTGCCTTTCTGAGCGAAATTGCTGATCCATTTAATGATGAAACAGCTTTATTGCTCGAGTTACGTAGATTAGACCCTAAAGCTAGGTGA
- a CDS encoding type II toxin-antitoxin system HipA family toxin codes for MNHRLFVWVYAAGARTPIPCGELELLGGRRCLFQYLPAYLVRPNAFALAPDLPLRRGWLEPSAGQDLHPIFEDAGPDRWGRQIIEKIFQPQRRSPIDYLALAGEDRIGALGFSHSGEVDQVDAQQVWGGADLADLLQAAHAVECQLPLSAHLRLLLQPGASAGGARPKAILQEGGRKWLAKFPANGDECDVCALEYATLQLAADCGIVVPVAKLISVNGKNVLLVERFDRAGDGSRYHFASARTLLFAQGIKEGQMAYADIAEVARRFSARPQADCLQIFLRMAFNVFMDNTDDHEKNHAFLYRDGHWSLAPAYDLQPQLQGVRYQQLIVGAGSHEPTFSNLMADCGRFMLTPAEASAALKQLAAKLERWPQVFARCHVPENEIELCRRFIPLEQIAALCE; via the coding sequence ATGAATCATCGACTCTTTGTTTGGGTATACGCTGCGGGCGCAAGGACTCCCATACCGTGCGGTGAACTGGAATTGCTGGGTGGCCGGCGTTGTTTGTTTCAGTATCTGCCTGCTTATTTAGTTAGACCGAATGCGTTTGCGCTGGCTCCTGATTTGCCATTACGGCGGGGTTGGCTAGAGCCTTCTGCGGGGCAGGATTTGCATCCAATTTTTGAGGACGCGGGTCCAGATCGTTGGGGGCGCCAAATTATTGAAAAAATTTTTCAGCCGCAACGGCGCTCACCGATAGATTATCTGGCGCTTGCTGGCGAGGACCGGATTGGTGCGCTTGGTTTTTCGCATTCAGGAGAGGTTGATCAAGTTGACGCGCAGCAGGTTTGGGGGGGTGCCGATCTGGCGGATTTATTACAAGCTGCACATGCTGTTGAGTGCCAGTTACCGCTGAGTGCCCATTTACGCCTGCTCTTGCAGCCTGGCGCAAGTGCCGGGGGCGCTCGTCCTAAAGCCATATTGCAAGAAGGAGGGCGCAAGTGGTTAGCTAAATTTCCGGCCAATGGAGATGAATGCGATGTGTGCGCGCTGGAATATGCCACTTTGCAGTTAGCCGCTGACTGCGGGATTGTGGTACCCGTGGCAAAACTCATTTCCGTTAATGGCAAGAACGTTTTATTAGTGGAGCGTTTTGACCGGGCTGGCGATGGGAGTCGCTATCACTTTGCGAGTGCGCGTACTTTGCTATTCGCGCAAGGGATTAAAGAAGGACAAATGGCGTATGCCGATATAGCTGAAGTAGCACGTCGGTTTTCAGCTCGCCCGCAAGCGGATTGTTTGCAGATTTTTCTTAGGATGGCTTTTAATGTGTTCATGGACAACACGGATGACCACGAAAAAAATCATGCTTTTTTGTACCGGGATGGACATTGGTCGCTTGCGCCAGCGTATGATCTTCAGCCTCAGCTGCAAGGCGTGAGGTATCAACAGTTAATCGTTGGCGCAGGCAGCCATGAACCTACATTTTCTAATTTGATGGCGGATTGTGGCCGCTTTATGCTCACGCCAGCTGAAGCCAGCGCGGCGCTTAAACAGTTAGCCGCTAAGTTAGAGCGCTGGCCACAAGTCTTTGCTCGATGTCATGTACCGGAAAACGAGATTGAGCTGTGCCGGCGTTTCATTCCTTTGGAGCAGATAGCAGCGCTTTGTGAATGA
- the pepN gene encoding aminopeptidase N translates to MPNLAAAHTIYRADYTAPPFLIDAIELDFELEPQCTTVINTMQVRRNPEANYSPKLQLDGEALQLISLHVDGMPYKNVQIDETGLTLYEVPDAFELTIINTCKPASNTSLMGLYLSNSHFFTQCEAQGFRKITYFLDRPDVMARYTVTLRANKTAYPILLSNGNLVEAGDLANGKHYAKWHDPFAKPSYLFALVAAQLVALEERIVTRSGAQKLLQVWVAAHDLDKTRHAMDSLIHAIQWDEARFGLELDLERFMLVAVSDFNMGAMENKGLNIFNTQYVLANPQTATDIDYANIEAVVGHEYFHNWTGNRVTCRDWFQLSLKEGLTVFRDQEFSADMAAADAVNASAARANQRIENVRILQQTQFTEDAGPMAHPVRPESYVEINNFYTTTVYEKGAEVVRMYQTLLGREGFRQGMDLYFQRHDGQAVTCDDFRQAMADANQRDLTQFEGWYSQPGTPYVSVQTHYDEAAQTYAVTLAQYYKPVLNAPQVDCAPLLIPFALGLVDTNGQDLALQLDNENTPGAETRILELSKAAQTFCFINVRRRPVPSLLRDFSAPVMVEYDYTDDELIFLLAHDSDPFNRWAAGQQLATRILLAHARQTEAIQLKVHEANPSLIEAFGCVLRNPTLTPAFRAQVLTLPTEAYLAEQMEEANPAAVHTARQNLRIQLANALSDDWFAIYAQHQTPGPYQPTPAAIGQRALKNLALSYLTDSEHTERTLHLAQMQYATANNMSDRSAALSALIHLGGKPAQAALTDFYQRFENEPLAIDKWFAFQAKQTRAEMDVIHVVRTLLHHPAFTSKNPNRVRALIFSFISGNPAQFHAPHGAGYTLWAEQVLALDTLNPQLAARLARLLERWRKFVPPLREKMHRALTTVLASAQSKDVREIIHKALLSAPKE, encoded by the coding sequence ATGCCAAACCTCGCCGCTGCACATACGATTTATCGCGCTGACTACACCGCCCCCCCTTTTTTGATCGACGCGATCGAATTAGATTTTGAACTAGAGCCTCAGTGCACAACCGTTATCAACACAATGCAAGTGCGCCGCAATCCAGAGGCTAACTACAGCCCTAAATTACAATTGGACGGCGAGGCGCTGCAACTCATCAGTCTTCATGTGGATGGCATGCCTTATAAAAATGTGCAAATAGATGAAACTGGGCTCACCCTTTACGAGGTTCCTGATGCCTTTGAGCTCACCATCATCAATACTTGCAAGCCTGCCAGCAATACATCACTGATGGGCTTATATCTATCAAACAGCCATTTCTTTACTCAATGCGAGGCACAAGGGTTCCGGAAAATCACTTATTTTCTTGACCGCCCAGATGTCATGGCGCGTTATACCGTCACTTTGCGCGCCAATAAAACCGCTTATCCTATCTTGTTATCCAATGGCAATTTAGTTGAGGCGGGTGACCTGGCTAACGGCAAACATTATGCAAAATGGCATGATCCGTTTGCTAAACCGAGCTATTTATTCGCGCTCGTGGCCGCTCAATTAGTGGCGCTTGAAGAGCGCATCGTAACCCGCTCAGGCGCTCAAAAACTGCTGCAAGTCTGGGTCGCAGCGCATGATCTTGATAAAACTCGCCATGCCATGGATTCCCTCATACATGCAATTCAATGGGACGAAGCGCGCTTTGGCCTTGAGCTGGATCTTGAACGATTTATGCTGGTTGCGGTGAGCGACTTCAATATGGGAGCAATGGAAAACAAAGGGCTGAATATTTTTAATACTCAATATGTATTGGCGAACCCGCAAACAGCAACGGATATAGATTACGCCAATATCGAGGCGGTCGTGGGCCACGAATATTTCCATAATTGGACAGGTAACCGTGTAACTTGCCGCGATTGGTTCCAACTCAGTTTAAAAGAAGGCCTCACAGTATTTCGCGATCAAGAGTTCTCCGCGGATATGGCAGCAGCCGACGCAGTCAATGCCAGCGCCGCGCGCGCCAATCAGCGGATCGAGAACGTACGTATTCTGCAGCAGACGCAATTTACTGAGGATGCAGGCCCCATGGCGCACCCAGTGCGTCCAGAAAGTTACGTTGAGATTAATAATTTTTATACCACTACAGTCTATGAGAAAGGGGCCGAAGTTGTCCGTATGTATCAAACGCTTCTCGGGCGCGAGGGTTTTCGTCAAGGCATGGATTTGTACTTTCAGCGCCATGATGGGCAAGCCGTAACCTGTGATGATTTTCGCCAAGCAATGGCCGACGCTAATCAGCGCGACCTAACGCAATTTGAAGGTTGGTATAGTCAGCCTGGCACGCCTTATGTTTCCGTGCAGACCCACTATGATGAAGCGGCTCAAACTTATGCAGTTACGCTCGCCCAGTACTATAAACCCGTGCTGAATGCGCCTCAAGTAGACTGCGCGCCACTCCTGATTCCATTCGCGCTTGGGCTAGTGGATACAAATGGGCAAGATCTTGCCTTACAACTTGATAACGAAAACACGCCAGGCGCTGAAACGCGCATACTTGAATTGAGCAAGGCTGCGCAAACATTTTGCTTTATCAATGTGCGCCGCCGTCCTGTGCCATCACTGCTGCGCGATTTCTCTGCGCCCGTTATGGTCGAATATGATTACACGGATGATGAGCTGATTTTTTTACTGGCGCATGACAGCGATCCGTTTAACCGCTGGGCGGCTGGCCAACAGCTTGCAACCCGCATCTTGCTGGCGCATGCTCGCCAAACTGAGGCTATTCAGCTCAAAGTGCATGAGGCAAACCCATCACTTATCGAAGCTTTTGGCTGCGTATTGCGTAACCCAACCTTGACACCGGCTTTTCGAGCCCAAGTGCTCACTCTACCGACTGAAGCCTACTTAGCTGAGCAAATGGAGGAAGCCAATCCGGCGGCAGTTCATACAGCACGACAAAATTTGCGCATCCAGCTCGCCAACGCCCTGAGTGACGACTGGTTTGCCATTTATGCGCAGCACCAAACACCCGGCCCCTACCAGCCAACCCCTGCAGCAATAGGACAGCGCGCTTTAAAAAACTTAGCGTTGAGTTATTTAACTGACAGCGAGCATACCGAGCGCACGCTCCATCTAGCGCAAATGCAGTATGCTACGGCCAATAATATGAGCGATCGGAGCGCTGCGCTCAGCGCTCTCATCCACCTAGGCGGCAAACCTGCGCAGGCAGCGCTTACTGATTTTTATCAACGTTTTGAAAACGAGCCGCTGGCGATTGATAAGTGGTTTGCCTTCCAAGCAAAGCAAACTCGCGCCGAAATGGATGTCATCCATGTAGTGCGTACTTTGCTACACCACCCTGCATTCACATCAAAAAACCCGAACCGGGTCCGCGCGCTGATTTTTAGCTTCATCAGCGGCAACCCCGCGCAATTTCATGCGCCACACGGCGCAGGCTATACACTCTGGGCTGAACAAGTGCTTGCGCTAGATACCCTTAACCCGCAACTTGCGGCACGACTTGCACGCCTACTTGAGCGCTGGCGTAAATTTGTCCCGCCCCTACGTGAGAAAATGCATAGGGCGCTTACAACAGTGCTCGCTTCGGCACAATCAAAAGACGTGCGCGAAATCATTCACAAAGCGCTGCTATCTGCTCCAAAGGAATGA
- a CDS encoding Rpn family recombination-promoting nuclease/putative transposase, translating to MPHDVLFKLFLMDVEMAQEFLQIHLPNSLQQQFDFKTLTCLPAESFRVFPRSWILCKKYLH from the coding sequence ATGCCGCATGATGTGCTCTTTAAACTTTTTTTGATGGACGTTGAGATGGCCCAAGAGTTTTTGCAAATACATTTGCCTAACTCTTTGCAACAACAGTTTGATTTTAAGACCTTGACTTGTCTTCCCGCTGAGTCTTTTAGAGTGTTTCCGAGATCGTGGATCTTATGCAAGAAATATTTGCATTAA
- a CDS encoding Rpn family recombination-promoting nuclease/putative transposase, protein MQEIFALIKPVQRISLSALPDDILLTHKRCAVLERVQKHIHSWDLAQLAPKVFELFERYPLAIEKRIFLLYYLAK, encoded by the coding sequence ATGCAAGAAATATTTGCATTAATTAAGCCAGTTCAACGGATTTCATTATCGGCGCTGCCAGATGATATTTTGCTTACACATAAGCGTTGTGCTGTCTTGGAACGGGTGCAGAAACACATTCATAGCTGGGACTTGGCGCAACTAGCACCTAAGGTATTTGAGCTTTTTGAGCGGTACCCGTTAGCCATTGAAAAGAGGATATTTTTGCTATATTATCTAGCAAAATAA
- a CDS encoding Rpn family recombination-promoting nuclease/putative transposase has protein sequence MDKDFVQFMLNIAPHYQEDIMSAAQYLIEEGRQKGLPEGEQKGERQMALTIAKNMSEAGVALNFIKQVTQLSDEKIATLELK, from the coding sequence TTGGATAAGGATTTTGTCCAATTTATGCTTAACATAGCACCACACTATCAGGAAGATATTATGTCTGCTGCACAATATTTAATTGAAGAAGGACGGCAAAAAGGTTTGCCAGAAGGCGAGCAAAAAGGTGAGCGCCAAATGGCGCTTACGATTGCTAAAAATATGTCGGAAGCGGGTGTTGCCCTAAACTTTATCAAGCAAGTGACTCAGCTTTCCGATGAGAAAATCGCAACCTTAGAATTAAAGTAA
- a CDS encoding FUSC family membrane protein → MRYSIQIKKFLYSQYFYGGLRIAFGVSLPAVLMLALFHDRTLGFTIATGALGVCAVDKPGPLKHKHNDMLACSLIGFLAAFATGIATSAPLPLWVTVAPLSFALSMLVVYGDKWLQISFATLFMMIATLGNHFTVLEALINAAWLLLGGLWYTYWSTLVSRWQAERIEQQAIAESMFATAEYLRARADFYKLENDLDECHRQLILKQITAIDKHDVARGIVLRNLPVLRAGHLDVRRTVLFNLFINIVDLHETVVAAHVDYTLMRTVFAESDVLIFFHDFLRKSARDLDNIGLAVLQNSASQQLVTLKTELRALEFEIEVKRKKAFPEQEPEAYAMLVAAFRRVWSVSRLLNKMHRNTRSDTPQPTTELQLDKALQHFLQRQHVPLRQIFSNFKIASPSFRHALRVSIAVALGLWIGQLLPLTNAYWICLTIVIILKPGFSLTKQRNMQRLIGTTIGCAASVALILLVKSPVTLILVMFACMVMSYSLLLFNYTASVVFTSSYVLILYHLLAPEGMRLIGERALDTAIGGAIALGVSHLFPYWEYRVMKPLVKEMIASMRQYFDAICAAAGKAVAASTLPAISHDFHCRLARKNTQIAFANLGNAFSRMMLEPKAQQKFVAELNDLLIQSHTLTSQMTAATPMLAADSAADKPALIHALSAIRENLTQAETDTQVESDFAQIKKELTRKLDAMVITAEQADTEPNEIAQELKLLALQCKQMITVSQLICKDAGAIQLPAAAN, encoded by the coding sequence ATGCGCTACTCAATACAAATTAAAAAGTTTTTATATAGCCAATATTTTTATGGAGGGCTACGCATCGCATTCGGCGTTTCGTTGCCAGCGGTGTTAATGCTTGCGCTGTTTCACGATCGTACCTTGGGTTTTACAATCGCAACAGGTGCACTGGGCGTGTGCGCTGTAGATAAACCCGGGCCGCTTAAGCATAAACATAACGATATGCTGGCCTGCTCGTTGATTGGTTTTTTAGCGGCCTTCGCTACTGGCATCGCCACCAGCGCCCCACTACCGCTATGGGTCACCGTTGCACCGTTAAGCTTTGCGCTATCCATGTTAGTGGTTTACGGAGATAAATGGCTACAAATCAGTTTTGCGACGCTCTTCATGATGATTGCCACCCTTGGCAATCATTTCACCGTCCTAGAGGCCCTGATTAATGCCGCTTGGTTACTGCTTGGCGGACTTTGGTACACCTATTGGAGTACCTTAGTGAGCCGCTGGCAAGCAGAGCGCATTGAACAGCAAGCGATTGCCGAAAGCATGTTTGCGACCGCTGAATATTTACGTGCCCGCGCAGATTTCTATAAATTAGAGAATGATCTTGACGAGTGCCATCGGCAACTCATCCTTAAACAAATCACCGCCATCGATAAACATGACGTCGCGCGCGGCATTGTGCTGCGCAATCTGCCTGTCCTGCGCGCTGGGCATCTCGATGTACGACGCACGGTGCTTTTTAATCTTTTTATCAATATTGTTGATTTGCACGAAACCGTGGTTGCCGCACATGTGGATTACACCTTAATGCGCACGGTGTTTGCCGAGTCAGATGTACTGATTTTTTTCCACGATTTTCTACGCAAAAGCGCCCGCGATCTGGACAATATTGGACTTGCCGTCTTACAAAACAGCGCTTCACAGCAACTTGTCACGCTCAAAACAGAACTGCGCGCCCTTGAGTTTGAAATTGAGGTTAAACGCAAAAAAGCTTTTCCCGAGCAAGAGCCGGAAGCATATGCCATGCTGGTTGCGGCTTTTCGGCGCGTCTGGAGCGTCTCACGGTTGCTCAATAAAATGCATCGTAATACGCGCAGCGATACACCTCAGCCCACAACTGAATTACAACTTGATAAAGCTTTACAGCATTTCTTGCAGCGCCAGCATGTTCCGCTTCGACAAATCTTTTCAAATTTTAAAATCGCCTCCCCCAGCTTCAGACATGCGCTACGCGTGAGTATTGCGGTTGCACTCGGGCTATGGATCGGCCAGCTATTACCGCTGACCAATGCTTATTGGATCTGTCTAACCATTGTGATTATTTTGAAACCGGGGTTTTCTCTTACCAAACAACGCAATATGCAACGGTTGATAGGCACAACGATTGGCTGCGCAGCGAGCGTGGCTTTGATTTTGTTAGTCAAATCCCCCGTCACGCTCATCCTTGTGATGTTCGCATGCATGGTTATGAGCTATAGCTTGCTGCTTTTTAACTATACCGCAAGCGTAGTTTTTACCTCTTCTTATGTTTTAATTCTATACCATCTACTTGCACCCGAAGGCATGCGGCTGATTGGCGAACGCGCGCTCGACACAGCCATTGGCGGCGCGATTGCACTTGGCGTAAGCCACCTTTTCCCCTACTGGGAATATCGTGTTATGAAACCACTCGTCAAAGAGATGATTGCTTCAATGCGGCAATATTTCGACGCCATCTGCGCGGCGGCTGGAAAAGCTGTAGCGGCGAGCACTTTACCCGCCATCAGCCATGACTTCCACTGCCGCTTAGCGCGTAAAAATACTCAGATCGCCTTTGCCAATCTAGGGAATGCGTTTTCTCGCATGATGTTAGAACCCAAAGCCCAACAAAAATTCGTCGCCGAATTAAATGACTTATTGATCCAAAGTCATACCCTTACGTCACAAATGACCGCAGCAACACCTATGTTAGCGGCAGACAGCGCGGCAGATAAACCTGCACTCATTCATGCCCTTAGCGCCATTCGCGAAAACCTAACACAAGCAGAAACAGACACTCAGGTAGAAAGCGATTTTGCGCAGATTAAAAAAGAGCTAACGCGCAAATTGGATGCGATGGTTATTACAGCCGAGCAAGCGGATACTGAGCCGAATGAAATCGCGCAAGAATTAAAACTGCTCGCACTCCAATGCAAACAGATGATCACAGTATCGCAATTAATTTGCAAAGATGCAGGAGCAATTCAATTGCCTGCCGCAGCAAATTAA
- a CDS encoding ChaB family protein: MQDASQEETAHKVVWAAVKRLYQKDGHSGNWVLKKKSDV, translated from the coding sequence ATGCAGGATGCCTCGCAAGAAGAAACCGCCCACAAGGTAGTGTGGGCGGCCGTTAAACGTTTATATCAAAAAGATGGGCACAGCGGTAACTGGGTGCTAAAGAAAAAGTCAGATGTTTAA
- the recC gene encoding exodeoxyribonuclease V subunit gamma produces MFKLFYSNRYETLAQALLDDLAADPLDPWSTPSIIVPSVALRRRLELDIATRFGICMNVDFAYLAQWLWAQLGRIYEVPKHSPFASEQLVWHCYRWLDARRWPAEHNARLSAYLQAADATMRYELAQRVALLFEQYLTYRPDWLNAWYAGHSPIALRTTAPSSNDAGTQATWRSDEAWQAQLWRRLFAELAAPGETAPAAYRFLTEAATLKPEAVARAAWPKCVRVFALPTIPPLHLALLRELARWIEVRLYLMNPCREYWHDIVDAARVSALALDNKVDYHETGNVLLAEWGKQTQAQLHLLQELSEGALSTETALYIENEAPTWLAALQNAILNLQRWPVPPAAGKEAETGVEVHVCHSLMRQLEVLHDRLLGLFDANPAWMPADVLVVLPNLTAAAPLIDAVFGATDSKRHIPYRITGLPRLQSNPMARVLYEMLELPARSIGVVALIEWLRTDALAARYAIRAEDKTQMDAATSTQRQEGGGDAVFETIRLWLASALARRGLAPAHEVLTAQENLSAPERHTFADALMRLYLGYALPAGALPLAEYLPMLSLSGAQASLLGSLSRFIDDLAEFADACAQAHSATAWRAILLNALERFFAIDAESAQPITELRDIIIALTGAIAAGDATQQAIPAAVLRMAFGRVLNEPARGGVPTGGVTFSALTSLRGLPYRVVCILEAGEGVLPGKVRTDEFDLMAAFSQAGDRQRRDDERAVFLDLVLAARNYLLLAYTGRSIRDNTPLPSAAVVSELLDYLSQALAGPNATQAEMVAARARLVIEHPLQAFAVEYLNHESRLFTYDPDRAEIASALRSNPSSAEGHALPFFSAPLPLEDSQEIFLDDFERFWQHPGRALLRDRLGIALAHAPREQSDFAPFALEYAGRDALAKRLLPGLLAQGDTPPETSPANQTQSVPKLLFERASRIALASPELPDGATGVFEGTRELNALAALAARIRAARAAGVASYPFAFELEPKWPAAPSVCNELAAVAALDARIQFTGVLENVSQEGLLLYRSGRPNARDYLSAWLCHLVLCELAPEGVKPRTVWLGDSTDFTLNRVQDARRYLNELIALYRVGRCAPLHFFPKSAWALMSDGEDAARRIWVGNQGTASHSVAEMDDIWFQLMLRGESLEGMLDARFKALAQTVFAPLLEHLELARSR; encoded by the coding sequence ATGTTTAAGCTGTTTTATTCAAATCGCTACGAAACACTCGCTCAGGCTTTGCTGGACGATCTGGCCGCCGATCCGCTTGATCCTTGGTCCACTCCCTCCATTATTGTGCCAAGCGTTGCCCTACGTCGCCGTCTTGAATTAGATATTGCAACCCGCTTTGGCATATGCATGAATGTTGATTTTGCGTACTTAGCGCAGTGGCTATGGGCACAGCTTGGCCGCATATATGAGGTTCCCAAGCATTCTCCTTTTGCGTCAGAACAGTTGGTATGGCATTGTTATCGTTGGTTGGACGCGCGTCGCTGGCCGGCTGAACATAACGCGCGACTCAGCGCCTATTTGCAGGCGGCTGACGCTACCATGCGTTATGAACTTGCCCAGCGGGTTGCGTTACTTTTTGAGCAATATTTAACCTATCGCCCGGACTGGCTTAATGCTTGGTATGCCGGGCACTCGCCGATTGCACTGCGCACTACAGCGCCAAGCTCAAACGATGCTGGCACACAGGCTACCTGGCGCAGTGATGAGGCTTGGCAAGCCCAATTATGGCGTCGGCTGTTTGCTGAACTTGCGGCGCCAGGCGAGACTGCGCCTGCTGCCTATCGCTTTTTGACTGAGGCGGCTACGCTAAAGCCAGAGGCGGTGGCGCGCGCGGCTTGGCCTAAATGTGTGCGAGTTTTTGCTTTACCTACAATACCGCCATTGCACCTGGCTCTATTGCGTGAACTTGCGCGCTGGATCGAGGTGCGCTTATATCTGATGAACCCTTGCCGTGAATACTGGCATGACATTGTCGATGCGGCCCGAGTCAGTGCATTGGCGTTAGACAATAAAGTTGATTATCACGAAACGGGTAATGTGTTGTTGGCTGAGTGGGGCAAGCAAACTCAAGCGCAGCTGCATTTACTGCAAGAGTTGAGTGAAGGTGCGCTCAGCACCGAGACCGCGCTGTATATCGAGAACGAAGCCCCGACTTGGCTGGCAGCGCTGCAAAATGCCATCCTCAATTTGCAGCGTTGGCCGGTGCCGCCCGCGGCAGGCAAAGAAGCTGAAACCGGAGTCGAAGTGCATGTGTGCCATAGCCTCATGCGTCAGCTTGAGGTGCTGCATGATCGGCTGCTTGGGTTATTCGATGCAAACCCTGCTTGGATGCCGGCCGATGTATTAGTGGTTTTACCTAACTTGACGGCAGCCGCCCCGTTGATTGATGCCGTGTTTGGCGCGACCGACAGCAAGCGTCATATTCCTTATAGGATCACCGGATTGCCGCGCTTGCAGTCCAACCCGATGGCGCGCGTTTTATATGAAATGCTTGAGTTACCTGCGCGTAGCATTGGCGTGGTAGCTTTAATCGAATGGCTACGCACGGACGCATTAGCTGCGCGTTATGCAATTCGTGCTGAGGATAAGACTCAAATGGATGCCGCAACCTCTACGCAGCGCCAAGAGGGCGGAGGTGATGCCGTATTTGAAACGATCCGGCTCTGGCTTGCCAGCGCGCTGGCGCGGCGTGGTCTTGCGCCAGCGCATGAGGTTCTGACGGCTCAAGAAAACTTGAGTGCGCCGGAGCGGCATACTTTTGCGGACGCGCTCATGCGGCTTTATCTTGGCTATGCATTGCCGGCGGGGGCGTTGCCGCTGGCAGAGTATCTACCCATGCTCTCTCTAAGTGGTGCTCAAGCTAGCCTGTTAGGTTCTTTGTCCCGCTTTATCGATGATTTAGCTGAGTTTGCGGATGCATGCGCGCAGGCGCACTCGGCGACTGCCTGGCGCGCGATTTTGTTGAATGCGCTTGAGCGCTTTTTTGCAATCGATGCTGAATCAGCGCAGCCAATCACTGAACTGCGCGACATAATTATAGCGCTTACCGGCGCGATTGCGGCCGGAGATGCAACCCAGCAAGCGATACCAGCAGCCGTGCTGCGTATGGCGTTTGGGCGGGTGCTGAATGAGCCCGCGCGGGGAGGGGTGCCAACCGGTGGTGTGACATTTTCTGCACTGACCAGCTTGCGGGGTTTGCCTTACCGTGTGGTATGCATATTGGAGGCTGGGGAGGGTGTATTACCCGGTAAGGTGCGTACCGATGAATTTGACTTGATGGCGGCCTTTAGCCAGGCCGGAGACCGCCAACGGCGCGATGATGAGCGCGCCGTTTTCCTTGACCTGGTGCTTGCTGCGCGCAATTATCTATTGCTTGCCTATACGGGGCGCAGTATTCGTGACAACACGCCTCTGCCGAGTGCTGCTGTGGTCAGTGAATTATTGGATTATTTAAGCCAGGCATTGGCTGGGCCGAATGCTACGCAAGCTGAAATGGTGGCGGCGCGCGCGCGGTTGGTGATTGAGCATCCGTTGCAAGCCTTCGCGGTTGAATATTTAAATCATGAGAGTCGGCTGTTTACGTATGATCCAGATCGCGCTGAAATTGCCAGCGCGCTGCGTTCGAATCCATCTTCGGCCGAGGGTCATGCGCTACCGTTTTTTAGCGCGCCGTTGCCACTAGAGGACAGCCAGGAAATTTTCTTAGATGATTTTGAGCGGTTTTGGCAACATCCAGGGCGGGCGTTATTGCGCGATAGGCTAGGTATTGCGCTGGCCCATGCTCCGCGTGAGCAATCCGATTTTGCGCCGTTTGCACTTGAATATGCTGGACGGGATGCGTTGGCAAAACGTCTGTTGCCAGGATTATTGGCGCAGGGGGATACGCCACCTGAAACTAGCCCGGCAAATCAAACTCAGAGCGTACCGAAGCTTTTATTTGAACGCGCAAGTCGTATTGCGCTTGCCAGTCCTGAACTACCTGATGGCGCAACGGGCGTATTTGAGGGAACGCGCGAATTGAATGCCTTAGCAGCGCTTGCTGCGCGCATTCGGGCGGCCCGTGCGGCTGGCGTGGCAAGCTATCCGTTCGCGTTTGAATTAGAGCCAAAATGGCCTGCGGCGCCATCTGTATGCAACGAGCTCGCGGCGGTTGCCGCTTTAGATGCGCGCATCCAGTTTACGGGCGTATTAGAGAATGTCAGTCAGGAAGGATTGCTTCTGTACCGCTCTGGGCGACCCAACGCGCGCGACTATCTGAGCGCGTGGTTATGTCATTTGGTTTTATGTGAGTTGGCGCCAGAGGGCGTTAAGCCGCGTACAGTATGGCTAGGCGACTCCACGGACTTTACTTTAAATCGGGTCCAGGATGCGCGCCGGTATCTAAATGAATTAATCGCGCTGTATCGCGTGGGTCGCTGTGCGCCACTGCATTTTTTCCCAAAAAGTGCTTGGGCTTTGATGAGTGATGGCGAGGACGCTGCGCGTAGAATATGGGTTGGCAATCAGGGAACCGCGTCGCACAGCGTGGCCGAAATGGATGATATATGGTTCCAGCTGATGCTACGTGGCGAATCGCTCGAAGGGATGTTAGATGCGCGTTTTAAGGCGCTGGCGCAAACCGTGTTCGCGCCACTGCTCGAGCATCTTGAGCTGGCGCGCAGCCGATAA